A genomic stretch from Bradyrhizobium sp. 195 includes:
- a CDS encoding helix-turn-helix domain-containing protein, with amino-acid sequence MTQEQKVIRAKVGMLALAKQIGNVSQACRMMGYSRDSFYRFNELYDKGGELAMLRSAARTDPKKTVLRPSSRRRSSSWRSRSRPGARCG; translated from the coding sequence ATGACGCAAGAGCAGAAGGTCATTCGCGCAAAGGTCGGCATGTTGGCACTGGCCAAGCAGATCGGCAACGTCAGCCAGGCCTGCCGGATGATGGGCTATAGCCGCGACAGCTTCTACCGATTCAACGAGCTGTACGACAAAGGCGGCGAGCTGGCGATGTTGAGATCAGCCGCAAGAACTGATCCTAAGAAAACCGTGTTGCGCCCGAGCTCGAGGCGGCGGTCGTCGAGCTGGCGATCGAGGAGCCGGCCTGGGGCCAGGTGCGGGTGA
- a CDS encoding MurR/RpiR family transcriptional regulator codes for MGSVDLIEEIKEICVDLSGQAVEAAHYLINNPDEVAFHSMREMARRANVPPVSLVRLAQRMGLPGYGDLRQRFIDTMRDRQQRDRLSTTRNEQAARSLIHKMGEGARLNDIIESFFAAELDVVRRARAHLSKEKVTEAVGLLANAPKIFVCGRRTTFTPAYTLAYALRKARPNVILLDSPGGAPESLLEDLLPGDAFVAVTFAPFNRVVHRLAEKAAQSGGHIISITDSFAAPVSELEGLHFVAQTSGQSFPESTFGATAIANLLAALAIGRLGEPAQTRIRENERFLHASGEYLLSGKLIKRRRPAPAVLRKPTAKDKRKKS; via the coding sequence GTGGGTTCAGTGGATCTGATTGAGGAAATCAAGGAAATTTGCGTCGATTTGTCCGGTCAGGCCGTCGAGGCGGCTCATTATCTCATCAACAATCCGGATGAAGTGGCCTTCCACTCGATGCGGGAGATGGCTCGGCGGGCAAACGTACCGCCCGTGAGCCTCGTCCGGCTGGCCCAGCGCATGGGATTGCCCGGCTACGGCGACCTGCGGCAGCGTTTCATCGACACGATGCGCGATCGTCAGCAGAGGGATCGCCTGTCCACAACCCGCAACGAACAAGCCGCAAGATCGTTAATCCATAAAATGGGCGAAGGCGCCCGATTGAATGACATCATCGAATCGTTTTTCGCAGCGGAGCTCGATGTTGTAAGGCGAGCTCGTGCGCATCTGTCCAAGGAGAAGGTCACCGAAGCAGTCGGTCTTCTGGCGAATGCGCCAAAGATATTTGTTTGTGGCAGAAGGACTACATTCACTCCAGCTTACACATTGGCATATGCCTTACGAAAGGCGCGGCCAAACGTGATCCTGTTAGACAGCCCGGGAGGAGCACCCGAAAGTCTTCTAGAGGACCTCTTGCCCGGCGATGCGTTTGTGGCGGTAACTTTTGCACCCTTCAATCGGGTAGTTCATCGCCTCGCTGAGAAGGCCGCGCAATCGGGGGGGCACATAATCTCAATTACCGATAGCTTCGCTGCGCCTGTGAGCGAGCTTGAAGGTCTGCATTTTGTCGCGCAAACTTCTGGGCAATCATTTCCAGAGTCCACATTCGGGGCCACTGCCATAGCCAATCTTCTCGCCGCCTTAGCAATCGGCCGTCTAGGTGAGCCTGCGCAAACCAGGATTCGCGAAAACGAGCGGTTCTTGCACGCATCTGGCGAATATCTCCTCTCTGGAAAACTTATCAAGCGCCGGCGTCCGGCGCCCGCGGTTTTGCGAAAGCCGACGGCAAAAGATAAACGAAAAAAAAGTTAG
- a CDS encoding LLM class flavin-dependent oxidoreductase produces the protein MRYDEMTLGVMVLQAGCHEAAWRDPRVPANGGIDIDYFANLAALAETAAFHFIFCADSPSVTDEAHATIARRSRHDGFEPMTLLSALSSRTKNIGLVATATTTYNQPYHIARMLASLDRLSRGRAAWNIVTSGYKFEAANFGEKELPNHSTRYARAREFVEVVKGLWDSWEDDAFIRDKQSGVFVDTNKLHTLDHQGPCFSVRGPLNTARPPQGYPVLVQAGASDIGMAFAAEIGEVIFTAEPCCENGKRYYTALKEKAHTFGREDNQVLVMPGLVPIVGRTKQEASDKLERLHSLMHIDVLTGVAERWLGFVKDLRSVDLDSLVPDMLPQSNLFQSRQKLLLELAARRKYTWRQLIGYISDSSGHLMVVGTPDEIAQAMVDTFDERAADGFNLCLATLPDGLKDFIELVVPELRRRGKFRSKYSGQTLRENLGLKRPLNSFTQSCVGGSTSASDSNKAGLLSRD, from the coding sequence ATGCGGTACGACGAAATGACACTCGGAGTGATGGTTCTTCAAGCGGGATGCCATGAAGCTGCATGGCGCGATCCGCGCGTGCCAGCGAATGGCGGAATTGATATCGACTATTTTGCAAATCTCGCAGCCCTTGCGGAAACTGCTGCATTTCACTTCATATTCTGCGCCGATAGTCCGAGCGTAACAGATGAGGCTCACGCCACCATAGCTCGCAGAAGTCGACACGACGGATTCGAGCCAATGACCCTACTGTCAGCACTATCATCGCGAACAAAAAATATCGGCCTTGTTGCGACGGCGACCACGACGTACAATCAGCCATATCATATTGCGCGAATGCTCGCCTCGCTCGACCGGCTTTCGCGGGGGCGCGCTGCTTGGAATATTGTCACCTCGGGTTACAAGTTCGAAGCGGCAAACTTTGGCGAAAAGGAATTGCCAAATCATAGCACACGCTATGCTCGAGCGAGAGAATTTGTCGAAGTAGTCAAGGGTCTTTGGGACTCCTGGGAGGATGATGCTTTCATTCGCGATAAGCAAAGCGGGGTCTTTGTCGATACGAACAAGCTGCATACGCTCGACCACCAAGGCCCGTGCTTTTCAGTAAGAGGTCCACTGAACACTGCAAGACCGCCGCAAGGATATCCCGTGTTGGTTCAAGCTGGTGCGTCCGACATCGGAATGGCATTCGCTGCAGAAATTGGAGAGGTCATTTTCACCGCGGAGCCTTGTTGCGAGAACGGAAAGAGGTACTACACGGCTCTCAAGGAGAAAGCGCACACATTTGGGCGAGAAGACAATCAGGTATTAGTTATGCCCGGTCTTGTCCCGATCGTCGGGCGGACCAAGCAGGAAGCGTCGGATAAGCTTGAAAGGCTTCATTCCCTTATGCATATCGACGTTCTAACCGGAGTCGCTGAGCGATGGTTAGGTTTCGTCAAGGACCTGCGTTCGGTCGACCTTGATTCGCTCGTGCCCGACATGCTGCCGCAATCGAATTTATTCCAAAGTCGACAGAAGCTACTCCTGGAACTAGCCGCTCGCCGAAAATATACTTGGAGACAGCTGATAGGCTATATATCTGACAGTTCAGGACATTTGATGGTTGTTGGGACGCCCGACGAAATTGCTCAAGCTATGGTGGACACATTTGACGAACGTGCAGCCGATGGTTTCAATTTGTGTCTGGCGACGCTTCCCGATGGCCTCAAGGATTTCATTGAGCTTGTTGTCCCGGAATTGCGGCGACGAGGAAAATTCAGATCCAAATACTCGGGACAGACTCTAAGAGAGAATCTCGGTCTCAAGCGACCACTCAATTCGTTCACACAATCGTGTGTGGGTGGGTCTACCAGCGCATCCGATAGCAACAAAGCGGGGCTTCTCTCGCGCGATTGA
- a CDS encoding IS701 family transposase — translation MIRMSWTRAASVEETLALWAASLREVKQRIRPLFTQERVATNAGLFLEGLLGDEQRKTGWMGAEAAGDPGPWRQQAILGRGDWDAEALRDVVRDYVIEHLADDDAVLVIDETGFLKQGKASCGVARQYTGSAGKITNCQIGVFATYVSRHGHAFIDRALYLPKEWTDDPDRLEDAYVPADVGFATKPKLATRMIARAIAASVPFKWVAGDTVYGVGDIEQQLRRAGKGYVLGVSSSHVFRSWGKRPPVAGKAEDIARTRRPSDWKRLSAGAGIKGPRLHDWCYLELADLEVEQFNSANDGLWTRGLLIRRHIADGDLAFFTTWCPAGTSIEMLVAVEGHRWAIEDSFETAKNEFGLDHNESRSWHGWHRHVSLVMLAFAMMAAIRHRANPPPPKKTKRRPAAKAKAHPRRR, via the coding sequence ATGATTCGAATGTCGTGGACGCGGGCCGCGTCGGTTGAGGAGACGCTTGCGTTGTGGGCGGCGTCGCTTCGAGAGGTCAAGCAGCGGATACGTCCGTTGTTCACGCAAGAGCGTGTGGCGACGAATGCAGGCCTGTTCCTGGAAGGTCTGCTCGGAGATGAGCAGCGCAAGACCGGTTGGATGGGCGCGGAGGCGGCTGGCGATCCCGGCCCATGGCGGCAGCAGGCGATCCTGGGTCGCGGGGATTGGGACGCTGAGGCCCTGCGCGACGTCGTCCGGGACTATGTCATCGAGCACTTGGCGGATGACGATGCGGTGCTGGTGATCGACGAGACCGGCTTTCTCAAGCAGGGTAAGGCCTCGTGCGGAGTGGCGCGGCAATACACTGGTTCGGCAGGGAAGATCACGAACTGCCAGATCGGCGTCTTCGCTACCTACGTTTCGCGTCATGGTCATGCGTTCATCGATCGCGCGTTGTATCTTCCGAAGGAATGGACCGACGATCCAGATCGTCTGGAAGACGCATACGTGCCTGCCGATGTCGGCTTTGCGACCAAACCAAAGCTTGCGACGAGAATGATCGCACGTGCGATAGCCGCGTCTGTACCATTCAAGTGGGTTGCCGGTGACACCGTCTACGGTGTTGGCGATATCGAACAGCAGCTACGGCGGGCAGGCAAAGGCTATGTGCTCGGGGTCAGCAGCTCTCATGTCTTCCGATCCTGGGGCAAGCGACCGCCGGTCGCCGGCAAGGCCGAAGACATCGCCCGGACGCGGCGCCCGTCCGACTGGAAGCGCTTGTCGGCGGGAGCCGGAATCAAAGGACCGCGGCTGCATGACTGGTGTTATCTCGAACTGGCCGATCTCGAGGTCGAGCAGTTCAACAGCGCAAATGATGGTTTATGGACGCGCGGTCTGCTGATCCGTCGCCATATCGCCGATGGCGATCTCGCCTTCTTCACCACCTGGTGCCCAGCGGGAACATCAATTGAAATGCTGGTCGCGGTCGAAGGCCATCGATGGGCGATCGAGGACAGCTTTGAAACCGCGAAAAACGAGTTCGGGCTCGATCACAACGAGAGCAGGTCCTGGCATGGCTGGCATCGCCACGTGTCCCTGGTGATGCTCGCCTTCGCCATGATGGCGGCGATCCGCCATCGCGCCAATCCGCCACCGCCCAAAAAAACCAAACGCCGCCCCGCGGCAAAAGCCAAAGCACACCCACGCCGCCGCTGA
- a CDS encoding transposase: MPSGRRAGADFTPRFLTAAGRPWTLLAALRHDRIDAPRFIEGPFDGGSFRTYVEKILLPILRLDKLGSHRSKAVRQLIRSVGAKLLFLPKILARLEPDRTGFAKLKHLLRKAAARTVSAPQSAMHSMPSPPRSAPTTSKIRLSNLMPARSRAPTRRRHRRLCRA, translated from the coding sequence ATGCCTTCTGGGCGCCGCGCCGGCGCAGACTTCACGCCAAGGTTCCTCACGGCCGCTGGAAGACCATGGACCCTCCTGGCCGCCCTGCGCCATGACCGGATCGATGCGCCAAGGTTTATCGAGGGGCCGTTCGATGGCGGGAGCTTTCGCACCTATGTCGAGAAGATTCTTCTGCCCATCCTTCGATTGGACAAGCTCGGCAGCCACAGGAGCAAAGCAGTTCGCCAGCTCATCCGTTCAGTCGGCGCCAAACTCCTCTTCCTGCCGAAAATACTCGCCCGACTTGAACCCGATCGAACAGGTTTCGCCAAGCTCAAGCACCTGCTCCGCAAAGCTGCCGCACGAACCGTGTCTGCGCCGCAATCGGCCATGCACTCGATGCCTTCACCTCCGAGGAGTGCGCCAACCACCTCAAAAATCAGGCTATCGAATTTAATGCCAGCACGCTCTAGAGCGCCAACCCGGCGCCGACACCGGCGGTTATGCCGGGCTTGA
- a CDS encoding DUF2274 domain-containing protein, which translates to MTKLKLGPLEDDKPVKLTVELPAAVFWDLKSYADTLTRNGGATPVEPARLVAPMIERFMAPDPAFAKARRNAAQSDPGRPRSGSAREAGRGERSAGLQLSCRQ; encoded by the coding sequence GTGACAAAACTCAAGCTTGGGCCGCTCGAAGACGACAAGCCGGTCAAGCTCACCGTCGAGTTGCCGGCGGCGGTCTTCTGGGATCTCAAAAGCTATGCCGATACTCTGACGCGGAACGGTGGCGCGACGCCGGTCGAGCCCGCCAGACTGGTCGCGCCGATGATCGAGCGCTTCATGGCACCCGACCCTGCCTTTGCCAAAGCCCGACGAAATGCTGCACAGTCCGATCCGGGGCGGCCGAGGTCCGGAAGCGCTCGCGAAGCAGGTCGAGGTGAACGCAGCGCTGGATTGCAGTTGTCCTGCCGCCAATAG
- a CDS encoding FAD-binding oxidoreductase → MSDISEMRQRLVSAATQITGIKGILASPSQTASYFIDWRRRYRGEALAVALPTTVEQVSELVKLCCSLGIAIVPQAGNTGMTGGAVPLDDRPSMILNVSKLNRVREIDDLNNSVIVEAGCILATLRETLERAGKLFPMLLGSVGSCQVGGLVSTNAGGINVLRYGNMRDLVLGLEVVLPDGQIWNGLKVLRKDNSGYDLKQLFIGAEGTLGIVTAAALKLFPQPTNSGTAMVSLPSIQAAVDLLRVFAHGAGGKVEAFEIMSKGQLENVLAHHEESSPMPLSSPWYVLIELADSSISWNPNELFEQVLAGAVERGLVRDAVIASDSKKAERLWRLRHSISEANMRKGFSVANDTSVPISKISVFIEQVDERLKQEFKAADVYYAGHVGDGNIHVIIVFDRGFYDSDEKREAAAARANFIVHEASVDLDGSISAEHGVGLMHIEELEHFKSDVDLQMMAQIKRAFDPGNIMNPGKVLGTHRIDAAANVTL, encoded by the coding sequence ATGTCCGACATAAGCGAGATGCGTCAACGGCTGGTTTCGGCCGCAACTCAGATTACCGGAATTAAGGGAATTCTTGCGTCGCCTTCCCAGACGGCTAGCTACTTCATCGATTGGCGCCGCCGTTACAGGGGCGAAGCGTTGGCCGTAGCCTTGCCTACAACTGTGGAGCAGGTTTCGGAACTAGTTAAGTTGTGTTGCAGTCTCGGGATAGCAATAGTTCCACAGGCGGGAAATACCGGAATGACCGGAGGCGCTGTCCCCCTCGACGATCGTCCTTCAATGATCCTCAACGTTTCAAAACTGAACCGGGTTAGAGAGATAGACGATCTAAACAATTCGGTCATCGTTGAAGCCGGATGCATATTGGCGACTCTTCGAGAGACTTTAGAGCGGGCTGGCAAGCTGTTTCCAATGCTGCTTGGTAGTGTCGGTAGTTGTCAAGTTGGCGGCCTGGTTTCGACAAACGCTGGTGGCATAAATGTCTTGCGCTACGGAAATATGCGAGACCTCGTGTTGGGTTTGGAGGTAGTCTTGCCGGACGGCCAAATCTGGAATGGTCTGAAGGTTCTACGGAAAGACAATTCAGGATACGATCTCAAGCAGCTCTTCATTGGAGCGGAGGGAACGTTGGGGATCGTAACTGCCGCAGCGCTTAAGCTCTTTCCGCAGCCGACGAATAGCGGAACGGCGATGGTGTCACTGCCAAGCATACAGGCGGCGGTCGACCTTCTGAGGGTTTTTGCGCATGGCGCAGGAGGCAAGGTCGAGGCGTTCGAAATCATGTCCAAGGGACAGCTCGAGAATGTTCTCGCGCACCACGAAGAGTCGTCGCCGATGCCGCTTTCCTCGCCATGGTATGTCCTGATCGAGCTTGCCGACAGCAGCATTAGTTGGAATCCAAACGAGCTATTTGAGCAAGTTCTAGCTGGGGCGGTCGAGCGAGGGTTGGTTCGTGACGCTGTGATTGCCTCAGATTCCAAAAAAGCCGAGCGTCTATGGAGGCTGAGGCATTCGATCTCTGAAGCGAACATGCGAAAGGGCTTCTCTGTCGCCAACGACACGTCCGTTCCCATTTCGAAGATATCGGTCTTTATCGAACAAGTGGACGAGCGGCTCAAGCAGGAATTCAAAGCCGCCGACGTATACTATGCCGGTCATGTGGGGGACGGGAATATCCACGTCATTATTGTGTTCGATAGAGGGTTCTATGACTCTGACGAGAAACGGGAAGCGGCGGCTGCACGCGCCAACTTCATTGTTCATGAAGCAAGTGTTGACCTGGACGGCAGCATCAGCGCCGAACACGGGGTTGGACTGATGCACATCGAGGAGCTCGAGCACTTTAAAAGCGATGTTGACCTACAAATGATGGCTCAGATTAAGAGAGCTTTCGATCCTGGTAACATCATGAATCCCGGGAAGGTGCTGGGCACGCACCGTATTGATGCGGCTGCAAACGTGACCCTCTGA
- a CDS encoding fumarylacetoacetate hydrolase family protein, producing MKLVCVVHRDAARIAVVSGETAILLPKEFGDLLPIVEGGPEALVEIERLVGEKEAEHVPLADLPLLPPIRRFRRDILCTGWNYLDHFNEGKEKRASQEIKELPKTPTFFTKGPDTVIGPRDPIAFDPRISTKWDYEAELAVVIGKAGRSIPEREAAAHIFGYCLANDVSQRDLQRRHGGQWLKGKSIDGTMPIGPYLVTPDEVDLGTVRLQCLLNGEVRQDALVSQMAFPLEKLIAELSFGMTLRPGDVLLTGTPSGVGFARTPPIFLVEGDELIVRATGLGELRNRLKRVDLLGDSDVSLE from the coding sequence ATGAAGCTTGTGTGTGTAGTTCATCGCGATGCAGCGCGCATCGCAGTGGTATCGGGCGAAACAGCCATCCTGCTGCCGAAAGAATTTGGCGATCTCTTGCCAATCGTAGAAGGTGGGCCCGAAGCGCTGGTCGAAATAGAACGACTGGTCGGCGAGAAGGAAGCTGAGCACGTGCCACTCGCGGATCTGCCCCTCCTTCCTCCCATTCGGCGCTTTCGCCGTGATATCCTTTGCACGGGATGGAACTATCTGGATCACTTTAACGAAGGCAAAGAGAAGCGCGCCAGCCAGGAGATCAAAGAGCTGCCGAAGACGCCAACTTTCTTCACGAAGGGTCCCGATACCGTTATCGGACCGCGCGATCCCATCGCATTCGACCCGAGAATCTCGACGAAATGGGACTACGAAGCAGAATTGGCCGTGGTCATCGGAAAGGCCGGCCGCAGCATCCCCGAGCGCGAGGCTGCGGCCCACATCTTCGGCTATTGCCTGGCAAATGATGTTTCGCAGCGGGACTTGCAGCGCCGGCACGGCGGACAGTGGCTCAAGGGCAAGAGCATCGATGGGACAATGCCAATCGGCCCATACCTCGTGACCCCTGACGAAGTGGATCTCGGTACAGTGAGACTTCAATGCCTGTTGAATGGAGAAGTTCGCCAGGACGCTCTGGTTTCCCAGATGGCTTTTCCGCTGGAAAAGCTGATTGCGGAGCTCTCATTCGGGATGACATTGAGGCCTGGAGACGTACTGCTAACGGGCACACCAAGCGGCGTAGGCTTTGCTCGCACTCCGCCAATCTTCCTGGTCGAAGGTGACGAGCTTATCGTACGCGCGACAGGTTTGGGGGAGCTGAGAAACCGGCTTAAGCGTGTCGATCTTCTTGGCGATTCGGACGTCTCTCTTGAATGA
- a CDS encoding MurR/RpiR family transcriptional regulator — translation MGSVDLIEEIKEICVDLSGQAVEAAHYLINNPDEAAFHSMREMARRANVPPVSLVRLAQRMGLPGYGDLRQRFIDTMRDRQQRDRLSTTRNEQAARSLIHKMGEGARLNDIIESFFAAELDVVRRARAHLSEEKVTEAVGLLANAPKIFVCGRRTTFTPAYTLAYALRKARPNVILLDSPGGAPESLLEDLLPGDAFVAVTFAPFNRVVHRLAEKAAQSGGHIISITDSFAAPVSELEGLHFVAQTSGQAFPESNLGAIAIANLLAALAIGRLGEPAQTRIRENERFLHASGEYLLSGKLIKRRRPAPAVLRKPAAKYQRKKR, via the coding sequence GTGGGTTCAGTGGATCTGATTGAGGAAATCAAGGAAATTTGCGTCGATTTGTCCGGTCAGGCCGTCGAGGCGGCTCATTATCTCATCAACAATCCGGATGAAGCGGCCTTCCACTCGATGCGGGAGATGGCTCGGCGGGCAAACGTACCGCCCGTGAGCCTCGTCCGGCTGGCCCAGCGCATGGGATTGCCCGGCTACGGCGACCTGCGGCAGCGTTTCATCGACACGATGCGCGATCGTCAGCAGAGGGATCGCCTGTCCACAACCCGCAACGAACAAGCCGCAAGATCGTTAATCCATAAAATGGGCGAAGGCGCCCGATTGAATGACATCATCGAATCGTTTTTCGCAGCGGAGCTCGATGTTGTAAGGCGAGCTCGTGCGCATCTGTCCGAGGAGAAGGTCACCGAAGCAGTCGGTCTTCTGGCGAATGCGCCAAAGATATTTGTTTGTGGCAGAAGGACTACATTCACTCCAGCTTACACATTGGCATATGCCTTACGAAAGGCGCGGCCAAACGTGATCCTGTTAGACAGCCCGGGAGGAGCACCCGAAAGTCTTCTAGAGGACCTCTTGCCCGGCGATGCGTTTGTGGCGGTAACTTTTGCACCCTTCAATCGGGTAGTTCATCGCCTCGCTGAGAAGGCCGCGCAATCGGGGGGGCACATAATCTCAATTACCGATAGCTTCGCTGCGCCTGTGAGCGAGCTTGAAGGTCTGCATTTTGTCGCGCAAACGTCCGGACAGGCATTTCCAGAGTCGAACCTCGGGGCAATTGCCATAGCCAATCTTCTCGCCGCCTTAGCAATCGGCCGTCTAGGTGAGCCTGCGCAAACCAGGATTCGCGAAAACGAGCGGTTCTTGCACGCATCTGGCGAATATCTCCTCTCTGGAAAACTTATCAAGCGCCGGCGTCCGGCGCCCGCGGTTTTGCGAAAACCGGCGGCAAAATATCAACGGAAAAAGCGTTAG
- a CDS encoding aspartate aminotransferase family protein, which produces MRAAQWFKPHPPYAARGEGCWVFDIDGRRILDCANNFFSLIHGHAFPPILDAVRRAMAGGTAFGLPTEGEILLAEALAARNPRMGQTRFCNSGTEAVLAALKGARAITGRERVAKFEGCYHGAYDWMEVSLDPTPANWNDENGNPASVRSSVGAPESVLRETVVLPYDDPQRCADILRREGRSLAAIVFDPLASRAGTVPMSRETTAVLREACQRDGILLIADEVISFRLSFDGASRSFGLEPDLTATAKIIGGGLPIGAVSGSADRMSVFNHAEGKPKVSMGGTFSGNPLSMAAGLASLTHYSQSAIKRLNGLGDRLRSKVGDGFSATGVEATLTGMGSLFRLHLGATNVTGYRTAYANPEKAQLVRRIQFAMLDQGILLTPNCSGALSTPMTEAEISLIADKLVAVVAKEVAGHESVAGS; this is translated from the coding sequence ATGCGCGCCGCTCAATGGTTCAAGCCGCACCCTCCCTATGCTGCGCGTGGTGAGGGATGCTGGGTCTTTGACATAGACGGGCGGCGAATACTCGATTGTGCTAACAACTTCTTTTCGCTTATTCACGGTCATGCGTTTCCCCCGATCCTTGATGCGGTGCGCCGCGCGATGGCCGGAGGTACGGCATTCGGGTTGCCGACTGAGGGCGAGATCTTGCTTGCCGAGGCGCTGGCTGCTCGCAATCCAAGGATGGGGCAGACGCGCTTCTGTAACTCCGGAACAGAGGCAGTGCTTGCTGCACTAAAGGGGGCGCGCGCCATCACTGGAAGAGAGAGGGTCGCAAAATTCGAGGGTTGCTATCACGGCGCCTACGACTGGATGGAGGTCAGTCTCGACCCGACGCCAGCCAACTGGAATGATGAGAACGGCAATCCCGCTTCGGTGCGGTCTAGTGTGGGGGCGCCAGAGTCGGTTCTGCGCGAAACGGTCGTGTTGCCCTACGATGACCCTCAGCGTTGCGCCGACATTCTTCGCCGCGAGGGGCGATCTCTGGCCGCAATCGTTTTCGATCCTCTCGCCTCTCGGGCGGGAACGGTGCCAATGTCGAGAGAGACGACGGCTGTTTTGCGCGAGGCCTGTCAGCGTGATGGAATTTTGCTGATCGCGGACGAGGTCATCAGCTTCCGTCTTTCATTCGATGGAGCGTCCCGATCTTTCGGCCTTGAACCGGATCTGACCGCGACCGCAAAGATCATTGGCGGAGGTTTGCCTATCGGAGCCGTCTCTGGATCTGCCGATCGAATGTCGGTCTTCAATCACGCCGAGGGCAAACCGAAAGTCTCGATGGGGGGCACATTCAGTGGCAATCCGCTGAGCATGGCGGCGGGGCTCGCATCTCTTACGCACTACTCGCAGTCAGCTATCAAGCGGCTGAACGGATTGGGCGATCGACTCCGCAGTAAGGTAGGAGACGGCTTCTCTGCAACTGGTGTCGAGGCCACCCTTACGGGAATGGGGTCGCTTTTCAGGCTTCATTTGGGGGCCACTAATGTCACCGGCTACAGGACGGCCTATGCCAACCCAGAGAAAGCTCAACTCGTTCGCCGGATACAGTTTGCGATGCTGGATCAAGGCATCTTGCTCACCCCGAACTGCTCCGGCGCGCTATCGACCCCTATGACGGAGGCTGAGATCTCCCTTATCGCGGACAAGTTGGTCGCTGTCGTTGCCAAGGAAGTGGCGGGGCATGAAAGCGTCGCTGGAAGCTGA